From the Malus domestica chromosome 17, GDT2T_hap1 genome, one window contains:
- the LOC103404662 gene encoding exocyst complex component EXO70A1-like: MESPPPPPSLQELDAAEKIILLWDSTASEEARERMIFDGQRDEVDRYLQAVDEIQRSLSSATLASEDDQSKLNSAIQIAMARLEDEFRNILLNHTTPIEPDSLSSADPSSSTHSGIADSSPEFEDYSAEDDGGLTTPKASSVTAVDVDELLQRGDSSNTSSYRSTSSIRELDLIPSDAVFDLRNIAERVIAAGYLRECIQVYGSVRKGAVDSSFRKLGIEKLSIGDVQRLQWEQLETKIRRWIRAAKACVRTVFASEKKLCEQIFNGIGTAIDDACFMETVKGPAIQLFNFAEAISISRRSPEKLFKILDLHDALMDLMPDIESVFDSKSSESIRIQAVEILSRLAEAARGILSEFENAVLREPSRVPVPGGTIHPLTRYVMNYISLISDYKQTLNELIVSKPSTGSRYSSDPTTPDMEFAELEGKTPLALHLIWIIVILQFNLDGKSKHYKDASIAHLFMMNNVHYIVQKVKGSPELREMIGDDYLRKLTGKFRQAATSYQRATWVGVLYCLRDEGLHVSGSFSSGVSKSALRERFKSFNAMFEEVHRTQATWLIPDTQLREELRISISEKLIPAYRSFLGRFRSHIESGKHPENYIKYTTEDLETAVLDFFEGYSVSQHLRRRSQ; the protein is encoded by the coding sequence ATGGAATCTCCACCGCCGCCGCCTTCGCTTCAAGAGCTAGACGCGGCGGAGAAGATTATTCTCCTCTGGGACTCCACGGCTTCCGAGGAGGCCCGGGAACGAATGATATTTGACGGCCAACGCGACGAAGTCGATCGCTACTTACAGGCCGTCGATGAAATCCAACGCTCCTTGTCCTCCGCCACGCTTGCCTCCGAGGATGACCAGTCCAAGCTCAACTCCGCCATCCAGATCGCCATGGCTCGGTTGGAGGACGAGTTCCGCAACATCCTCCTCAACCACACCACTCCCATCGAGCCCGACTCTCTTTCCTCCGCCGATCCGAGCTCGTCAACTCACTCCGGCATCGCTGATTCGAGCCCCGAGTTCGAGGACTACTCGGCTGAAGATGACGGCGGTTTGACCACACCTAAAGCCTCCTCCGTCACCGCCGTTGACGTCGACGAGCTTCTCCAGCGCGGCGATTCGTCGAACACTAGCAGCTACAGGTCCACCAGCAGCATCCGCGAGCTCGATCTCATCCCCTCCGATGCGGTCTTCGATCTCCGCAACATCGCCGAGCGGGTGATCGCCGCCGGCTACTTACGCGAGTGTATCCAGGTGTACGGCAGCGTAAGAAAGGGGGCGGTGGACTCCAGTTTCCGGAAGCTAGGGATTGAGAAGCTGAGCATCGGAGACGTTCAGAGACTTCAGTGGGAGCAGCTGGAGACCAAGATCCGACGGTGGATACGCGCCGCCAAGGCCTGCGTGAGGACCGTCTTCGCCTCCGAGAAAAAGCTCTGCGAGCAAATCTTCAACGGCATCGGCACCGCCATTGACGATGCTTGCTTTATGGAGACAGTCAAGGGCCCCGCGATTCAGCTGTTCAACTTCGCCGAGGCCATCAGCATAAGCCGGAGGTCTCCCGAGAAGCTCTTCAAGATTCTTGACTTGCACGATGCTCTGATGGACTTGATGCCAGATATTGAATCCGTTTTCGATTCAAAATCATCGGAGTCGATTCGGATTCAGGCGGTGGAGATACTGTCGAGGCTGGCGGAGGCGGCGAGGGGGATTCTATCGGAGTTTGAGAACGCTGTGCTTCGTGAACCCTCTAGGGTTCCAGTCCCGGGCGGAACGATTCATCCATTGACTCGGTACGTGATGAATTACATCAGTTTGATATCGGATTATAAGCAGACTTTGAATGAGCTTATTGTGTCGAAGCCGTCTACAGGGTCGCGGTACTCCAGCGACCCCACGACTCCGGATATGGAGTTCGCAGAGCTAGAGGGGAAAACCCCTCTGGCTCTGCATTTGATTTGGATTATTGTGATTTTGCAATTTAATTTGGATGGCAAGTCTAAGCACTATAAGGATGCTTCAATAGCTCACTTGTTTATGATGAACAATGTTCATTACATTGTTCAAAAGGTCAAGGGGTCCCCGGAATTGAGGGAGATGATTGGAGATGATTACTTGAGGAAGTTGACCGGGAAGTTCCGCCAGGCAGCCACTAGTTACCAGAGAGCTACTTGGGTCGGGGTGTTGTATTGTTTGAGAGACGAAGGGTTACATGTGAGTGGGAGTTTTTCTTCGGGGGTGTCGAAGAGTGCATTGAGAGAGAGGTTCAAGTCTTTCAATGCTATGTTTGAGGAGGTTCATAGGACTCAAGCTACTTGGTTGATACCAGATACTCAGCTTAGGGAGGAGCTAAGGATATCTATTTCAGAGAAGTTGATCCCAGCATACAGGTCGTTCCTTGGGCGGTTTAGGAGCCATATAGAAAGTGGGAAGCATCCAGAAAATTACATCAAGTATACGACCGAGGATTTGGAGACCGCTGTATTGGATTTCTTTGAGGGGTACTCAGTATCCCAGCACTTGAGGAGGAGATCTCAGTGA